In a genomic window of Nodosilinea sp. E11:
- a CDS encoding DUF1517 domain-containing protein, with protein MVKHLFRRLKPLLKPLMVVVLALVLVFGSADGAWAAAGGRMGGGSFRAPAPRMSPTPRTYAPGGGGGYYPGGGFGFPFLFPFIGIGGGFGGLFTLLIFIAIANVVVRGFRGATAGDDYAAPAGSNPPVAVTKLQVGLLAEARALQDDLNRLATTADTGTSQGLAKLLQETTLALLRHPDYWAYAASEGKQTRLLSAEQEFNRYTLSARSRFSEETISNVNNQITQAEPKALLTGDSDQFPGEYILATVVVATQGKLDLPEIYSSDNLRQALNQIGAVSGENLLAVEVLWTPQKSGDTLSADELVAQYPELKLI; from the coding sequence ATGGTTAAACACTTATTTCGACGCCTCAAGCCGCTGCTTAAGCCTTTGATGGTGGTAGTACTAGCCTTGGTTTTGGTCTTCGGTTCTGCCGATGGGGCCTGGGCCGCAGCGGGGGGCCGCATGGGCGGCGGCAGCTTTCGGGCTCCGGCTCCGCGCATGAGCCCTACCCCACGCACCTATGCCCCTGGCGGCGGTGGCGGCTACTACCCTGGCGGTGGGTTTGGCTTCCCCTTCCTGTTTCCGTTTATCGGCATTGGGGGAGGATTTGGTGGGTTGTTTACCCTGCTAATTTTTATTGCCATTGCCAACGTGGTAGTGCGCGGCTTTAGAGGGGCAACCGCCGGAGATGACTATGCTGCCCCCGCTGGCAGCAACCCACCAGTGGCTGTGACCAAGCTTCAGGTGGGCCTGCTGGCCGAGGCCCGCGCTTTGCAAGACGACCTCAACCGGTTGGCGACCACCGCCGATACTGGCACTTCTCAAGGGTTGGCTAAACTGCTGCAAGAAACCACCCTGGCGTTGCTGCGCCACCCCGACTACTGGGCCTACGCCGCTAGCGAAGGCAAGCAAACTCGCCTGCTTAGCGCCGAGCAAGAGTTTAATCGCTATACCCTCTCGGCCCGCAGTCGGTTCAGCGAAGAAACCATTTCTAACGTCAACAATCAAATTACCCAGGCTGAGCCCAAGGCCCTGCTGACCGGTGACAGCGATCAGTTCCCTGGTGAGTACATTCTGGCGACGGTAGTGGTAGCGACCCAGGGCAAGCTGGATCTACCTGAGATCTACTCGTCTGATAACCTGCGCCAGGCCTTAAACCAGATTGGGGCCGTGTCGGGCGAAAATCTGCTGGCGGTAGAAGTGCTGTGGACTCCACAGAAGTCGGGAGACACGCTCAGCGCCGATGAGCTGGTGGCCCAGTATCCAGAGCTTAAGCTGATCTAG
- a CDS encoding AbrB/MazE/SpoVT family DNA-binding domain-containing protein, translating into MEVTRLSSKGQVIIPKALRVAHHWEAGQELIAVDVGDGILLKPKKPFEPTTLAEVAGCLRYEGSPKSLEDMDRALRQGVLEQWHDRR; encoded by the coding sequence ATGGAAGTCACTCGTCTGTCGAGCAAAGGTCAGGTGATTATCCCCAAAGCGCTGCGGGTCGCTCACCACTGGGAAGCGGGGCAAGAATTGATTGCCGTGGATGTGGGCGACGGCATTTTACTAAAGCCGAAAAAGCCCTTTGAGCCCACTACCCTAGCCGAGGTAGCAGGCTGCCTAAGGTATGAAGGCTCACCCAAAAGCCTAGAAGATATGGATCGCGCTCTGCGCCAGGGGGTACTGGAGCAGTGGCATGATCGCCGTTGA
- a CDS encoding YeeE/YedE family protein: MTTRSASSPNTLAQNLVALAAGLLFGLGLGCSQMIDPQRVIGFLDLFGTWDPTLAFVMGGAVLVTLISFRFILRRSAPLLDRNFFVPTRNDIDRPLVLGAALFGIGWGLGGYCPGPAIAALGLGSANPLLFLAAMLAGSLAYKALNPPPQA; encoded by the coding sequence ATGACCACCCGTAGCGCATCCTCCCCCAACACCCTGGCGCAGAATCTGGTCGCCCTGGCTGCCGGGCTACTGTTTGGCCTCGGCCTCGGCTGTTCGCAGATGATCGACCCCCAGCGGGTGATCGGTTTTCTAGACCTATTTGGCACCTGGGACCCTACCCTGGCCTTTGTGATGGGCGGCGCGGTGCTGGTAACGCTGATTAGCTTTCGGTTCATTTTGCGACGGTCCGCCCCGCTGCTCGATCGCAACTTCTTCGTACCCACCCGCAACGATATCGATCGCCCTCTGGTGCTCGGCGCAGCCCTGTTTGGCATCGGCTGGGGGCTGGGAGGATACTGCCCTGGACCGGCGATCGCAGCTTTAGGGCTAGGCTCAGCCAACCCACTGCTGTTTCTGGCGGCTATGCTCGCCGGATCGCTGGCCTACAAAGCCCTTAACCCCCCGCCTCAAGCTTGA
- the rpmI gene encoding 50S ribosomal protein L35, giving the protein MPKLKSRKAAAKRFRRSGSGKIMRRKAFKNHMLQHKNAERRSRLSKIAVVSEEDAPNVELMLPYL; this is encoded by the coding sequence ATGCCCAAGCTTAAGTCTCGCAAAGCCGCCGCTAAGCGCTTTCGCCGCAGCGGCAGCGGCAAAATTATGCGTCGTAAGGCGTTTAAGAATCACATGTTGCAGCATAAGAATGCTGAACGACGCTCTCGGTTGTCTAAGATCGCCGTGGTGTCCGAAGAAGACGCTCCCAATGTGGAGCTCATGCTGCCCTACCTCTAG
- a CDS encoding thiamine phosphate synthase, producing the protein MSELPGLPALPTPTDAAVYRILDANLDRAREGLRIIEEWCRFGLNNSGQTEQLKHLRQTLAQWHAPELRLCRDTPGDPGTALTHPQEAERTSVMAVLQANFCRVQEALRTLEEYGKLYRQELAAGSKAMRYQIYALESDILGGHRQQRLRQALTYLVTSPSDRLLPVVEAALQGGIALVQYRDKLTDDHLRLELAQQLNDLCHRYGALFLINDRVDLALAVGADGVHLGQTDLPIATARQLLGSQRIIGRSTTNPDEMQRAIAEGADYIGVGPVYSTPTKPDKAAAGLDYVRYAAEHATVPWYAIGGINTENLAEVLQAGAERVAVVRAIIEAENPTLIAQYFAAQTNHRHTFHQVAAPVT; encoded by the coding sequence ATGTCGGAGTTGCCTGGGCTGCCAGCGCTGCCCACCCCTACTGATGCTGCCGTCTATCGCATTCTCGATGCCAACCTCGATCGAGCCCGGGAGGGGCTGCGCATTATTGAAGAATGGTGTCGGTTTGGGCTAAATAACTCGGGCCAAACTGAGCAGCTTAAGCATCTGCGCCAAACCCTGGCCCAGTGGCATGCCCCAGAACTGCGCCTGTGCCGTGACACCCCCGGTGACCCCGGCACCGCCCTCACCCACCCCCAGGAAGCTGAACGCACGAGCGTTATGGCGGTGCTACAAGCTAACTTCTGCCGTGTGCAGGAGGCCTTGCGGACCCTAGAAGAATACGGCAAGCTCTACCGCCAGGAGTTGGCAGCGGGTAGTAAGGCTATGCGCTACCAAATATATGCCCTAGAGAGCGACATTTTGGGGGGCCATCGGCAGCAGCGGCTGCGGCAGGCATTGACCTATCTGGTGACGTCGCCCAGCGATCGCCTCTTGCCGGTTGTAGAAGCGGCCCTACAAGGTGGTATAGCCTTGGTGCAGTATCGCGACAAGCTCACCGACGACCACCTGCGGCTGGAGTTGGCCCAGCAGCTCAACGATCTCTGCCACCGCTACGGGGCGCTGTTTTTGATCAACGATCGCGTCGATCTCGCCCTGGCGGTAGGGGCCGATGGCGTTCACCTGGGCCAAACCGATCTGCCCATTGCCACGGCCCGCCAGCTACTGGGTAGCCAGCGCATCATTGGTCGCTCGACGACCAACCCCGACGAAATGCAGCGGGCGATCGCCGAGGGAGCCGACTACATCGGCGTCGGCCCGGTATATAGCACCCCCACTAAGCCCGACAAAGCTGCCGCCGGTCTCGACTACGTCCGCTACGCCGCTGAACATGCCACTGTACCCTGGTATGCGATCGGCGGCATCAACACCGAAAATTTGGCCGAGGTGCTTCAGGCTGGTGCTGAGCGAGTGGCGGTAGTACGCGCCATTATTGAGGCCGAAAACCCCACCCTCATCGCCCAGTACTTTGCCGCCCAAACCAACCACCGCCATACCTTTCACCAGGTGGCCGCTCCGGTTACCTAG
- the thiS gene encoding sulfur carrier protein ThiS produces MLDPTTDTFYILVNGASQPCVSGTLLPDFLTSLGLNPRLVAVEYNGEILHRQLWETTHLRPDDRLEIVTIVGGG; encoded by the coding sequence ATGCTTGATCCCACGACCGACACATTTTACATTTTGGTTAACGGAGCCTCGCAACCCTGCGTCTCTGGCACCCTGCTGCCCGATTTTTTAACGTCTCTCGGCTTAAATCCTCGGCTGGTGGCGGTAGAGTACAACGGTGAAATTCTCCATCGCCAACTGTGGGAGACGACCCATTTGCGCCCCGATGACCGTCTCGAAATTGTCACTATTGTGGGTGGCGGCTAG
- a CDS encoding type II toxin-antitoxin system VapC family toxin: protein MIAVDTNIIVRLITQDDESQYRASVDLFQNPEIFIPDTVILETEWVLRFAYGFKAAEICAAFRKIFGLSNVYLANENLMSQVLQWYEKGLDFGDALHLATSQHCSALYTFDKAFIKRAKTLTDQRVQRP, encoded by the coding sequence ATGATCGCCGTTGACACCAACATCATTGTGCGGCTCATCACCCAAGATGACGAATCGCAGTACCGGGCCAGCGTAGACCTCTTTCAAAACCCTGAAATTTTTATTCCTGATACGGTGATTTTAGAGACCGAGTGGGTGTTGCGCTTTGCCTACGGCTTTAAGGCTGCTGAGATTTGCGCCGCCTTTAGAAAGATCTTTGGTCTGTCCAATGTTTATCTCGCCAACGAAAATTTAATGTCCCAGGTCTTGCAGTGGTATGAAAAGGGTCTGGATTTTGGCGATGCTTTGCATTTGGCCACGAGCCAGCATTGTTCTGCTCTCTATACCTTTGACAAGGCGTTTATCAAACGCGCCAAAACGCTCACCGACCAGCGGGTTCAAAGACCCTAA
- a CDS encoding transporter substrate-binding domain-containing protein yields the protein MQLNWLGFGLVLGAQLAVFPVFAADLETIRDRGHLVVAVREGWRPLSFRDANGELVGFEIDIARELAAAIFADPEAIEFTVVPNRDRLPAVLEDRADVAIAGLTLSSARQRLVSFSPPYYLDGAGVLVRDPQFHSLTTLQRRRLGVLQGASTIAVVRYLLPQAVLTPLASYQEAFDRLSTGQIDGFAGDVTVLTGWQQDHSGYYLVPTVLSAEPLAIALPKGTQYTELRRLIGHTVTQWHQSGWLEDRATFWGLP from the coding sequence ATGCAATTAAATTGGCTTGGGTTTGGTTTAGTGCTGGGGGCGCAGTTAGCTGTGTTCCCAGTTTTTGCTGCGGATCTTGAAACCATTCGCGATCGCGGGCATTTGGTAGTGGCCGTGCGCGAAGGTTGGCGGCCCCTGAGTTTTCGCGACGCCAACGGTGAACTGGTCGGCTTTGAGATCGACATTGCCCGCGAGTTGGCAGCGGCAATTTTTGCCGATCCAGAGGCGATCGAGTTTACCGTGGTGCCCAACCGCGATCGCCTGCCTGCGGTGCTCGAAGACCGTGCCGATGTGGCGATCGCAGGGTTAACCCTCTCCAGTGCGCGGCAGCGCTTGGTTAGCTTTAGCCCCCCCTACTACCTAGACGGGGCCGGGGTATTGGTGCGCGATCCACAGTTTCACAGCCTTACTACTCTGCAACGGCGGCGACTGGGGGTATTGCAGGGGGCAAGCACCATAGCGGTGGTGCGCTATTTACTGCCCCAGGCGGTGCTCACCCCCCTCGCCAGCTACCAGGAGGCGTTCGATCGCCTGAGCACCGGCCAAATCGACGGCTTTGCTGGCGATGTAACGGTGCTGACGGGCTGGCAACAAGACCACAGCGGTTATTACCTAGTACCCACTGTGCTGTCGGCAGAGCCGCTGGCGATCGCCCTTCCTAAGGGCACCCAGTACACAGAACTGCGCCGCTTAATTGGCCACACGGTCACCCAATGGCACCAAAGCGGCTGGCTAGAAGATCGAGCAACCTTTTGGGGGTTGCCCTAG
- the rplT gene encoding 50S ribosomal protein L20 — protein sequence MARVKRGNVARKRRNKILKLAKGFRGSHSKLFRTANQQVMKALRYAYRDRRNRKRDFRRLWITRINAASRMHGLSYSQLIGQLKKANIDINRKMLAQMAVLDPNGFAKVVEVANRA from the coding sequence ATGGCACGTGTCAAGCGCGGCAACGTAGCACGCAAGCGCCGCAACAAAATTCTCAAGCTTGCCAAAGGGTTTAGGGGGTCGCACTCTAAGCTATTTCGCACAGCCAATCAGCAGGTGATGAAGGCATTGCGATACGCCTATCGCGATCGCCGCAACCGGAAGCGCGATTTCCGTCGCCTGTGGATTACCCGCATCAATGCGGCCTCCCGCATGCACGGTTTGAGCTATAGCCAGCTGATTGGCCAGCTCAAAAAGGCCAATATCGATATCAACCGCAAAATGCTGGCTCAAATGGCGGTGCTAGACCCCAACGGGTTTGCCAAAGTGGTTGAAGTGGCCAACCGGGCTTAA
- a CDS encoding YeeE/YedE family protein, translating to MPTEWLYGLFGGILIGLSATLLLALNGRIAGISGMVNGAITFAAAEAWRWLFLVGLVAGGLVYEYAWAPQSTPTYPVAPVTMIVAGLLVGYGTRMGNGCTSGHGVCGLGRLSMRSLVAVLTFMTTGIVTVFITRHLLGWA from the coding sequence ATGCCCACAGAATGGCTCTACGGCCTGTTTGGCGGCATTCTGATCGGCCTTAGCGCCACCCTACTGCTGGCTCTCAACGGACGGATCGCGGGCATCAGCGGCATGGTCAACGGGGCGATCACCTTTGCCGCCGCCGAGGCCTGGCGCTGGCTGTTTTTAGTCGGCTTAGTCGCAGGCGGCTTGGTTTACGAATATGCCTGGGCTCCCCAGTCCACTCCCACCTATCCCGTTGCCCCCGTCACCATGATTGTGGCGGGGCTGCTGGTGGGCTATGGCACTCGCATGGGCAATGGCTGCACCAGCGGCCACGGGGTTTGCGGGCTGGGGCGGCTGTCGATGCGATCGCTGGTCGCTGTCCTCACCTTCATGACCACCGGTATTGTCACCGTATTCATCACCCGCCACCTGCTGGGCTGGGCTTAG
- a CDS encoding tetratricopeptide repeat protein, whose amino-acid sequence MENSNLLLIYLGILLTLLSVAAFFVVRQVIKTRRIESTLGRLQSRLTKEKGTAQEYYELGSLLLDKKLYTQAALYLQQAIKQLSDDETENAAVVYNALGYSYFAQDQYDLAIRNYKEALKISPEYVTALNNLGHSYERKQLMTQAIEMYETALSLEPNNTTARRRSVSLKKRMVASEK is encoded by the coding sequence ATGGAAAACAGCAACCTGCTCCTCATATACCTGGGTATTCTGCTGACGTTGCTGAGCGTTGCCGCTTTTTTCGTGGTGCGCCAGGTGATCAAAACTCGTCGCATTGAAAGCACCCTGGGGCGGCTGCAATCGCGGCTGACCAAAGAAAAGGGCACTGCCCAGGAATACTACGAGCTAGGCAGCCTGCTGCTCGACAAAAAGCTCTACACCCAGGCGGCCCTCTATCTCCAGCAGGCGATCAAACAGCTGAGTGATGACGAAACTGAAAACGCCGCCGTGGTCTACAACGCCCTAGGCTACTCCTACTTTGCCCAAGACCAGTACGACCTGGCGATTCGCAATTACAAGGAGGCGCTGAAGATTTCGCCTGAGTACGTCACCGCCCTCAACAACCTAGGTCATAGCTACGAGCGCAAACAGCTGATGACCCAGGCGATCGAGATGTACGAAACCGCCCTTAGCCTAGAACCCAACAACACCACTGCCCGCCGTCGCTCAGTGTCCTTGAAAAAGCGCATGGTGGCCTCTGAGAAGTAG